The following nucleotide sequence is from Deltaproteobacteria bacterium.
TACCGATATTGAAACCCTCCGGGGCGATGGCTCTCCTCAGGAGGGAAACCGCCTTTCTCAACACCAGAAAGAGGTCGGTCAGCTCCTCGGGTGTCAGGTCGTCCAGGTTCGAGGTATGTTTCATAGGAGCCACCATGAGATGGCCGCTCGTATATGGGAACCGGTTCATCATAATCGTGGACCACTGACTCCGGTAGAGGATCAACCTTTTCCGGTCTCCACTCCTGGAGGGCTTGACACAGAATATGCATTCCCCCTTCTTCTCGGAAAGTATGTACTCAATCCGCCACGGGGCCCAGAGCCGATCCATAGACCTCTCTCTCCTCTTCGTCTGCCTTCCCATTGGGATGACTCACTCCGCGGAACGGTCAAAGAAAAGAGGAAACAACCTTCCCTCTGGAAGATAGTTCCGCCAGCTTTTCGGTGCCCTATGGATCTCCATCGCCACGTCGAGAATGGGCAACCACTTCGGCTTCACCGGCCTCCTTATGAGAGTCATTTCGGCTTCCTTCGGGGTCCTCCCGCCCTTTCTCAGGTTGCAGGACCGGCAACATGTGACGATGTTTTCCCACGTAGCCGTTCCCCCTCTGGCTCTGGGAATTACATGGTCATAGGTGAGATCTCTCAGATTGAACCTGCGCCCACAGTACTGGCACCGGCCTTGGTCTCGCAGATAGATGTTATGCCGGGTGAAACGGACCTCTTGGTCTCCAATCCTGACGAACTTGAACAACCGGATCACCGAAGGCAAGGGGATGGACAGGGAGACCGTGTGAATCTCTCTGTCATAGACTTCGATGGCCTCCGCCTTTCTCAGGGCCATCAGGATTATGGCTTTTTTCCATGAGACAATTCGGAGGGGCATGAAGGTAGAGTTGAGAAGAAGTGCCCTTTCCACGTCTCTCCCCGCAGATTCCCCCATCTCAACGAGTAACCAGCGCCTGATTCATTGCAGCATCCTGGTGAACCGTCAAACCTCCATTCCCTGTGCATGCTCCTGTCCGGATACCGCACCCCTCTCGGATCTCCTCTCCGGTTTCCACACGGGTGCAAAGCGAGGGGTCCTCGATGCCTTCCAGGCAGAAGAGTATGCGACGAGACCTTGTCTCCCATCCCCGGGCGGGTCTGACATCGATGAGACAACCATTCCTGCAATCGAGACATTTCCGCGGCTGTCCTTCGAGTATCTTCCCCGTGTGGAGGGCTACTCGTGCCCGGGCTTCGTTCCACCAGAGGCCTTCAGACCGGTGCTCGACCTCCACTCGATTTACCCCTGTCAGTATTATTCTTCCCCTGTCTTCTTTAAAACGGCCGTACAGGTCGACCCGATCCCCGGGTCTGAAGCGATACCTCTCCTGGGCTCGACTACCCAACCTCACGTAACAGGAATCCTCGAAATGGACCATGTCTACAAAACCATCCGCGATGACCGCCAGAAACCCGTGGAAGGAGGGCCGCCAGCTTCGAGAGGGATCGATGGTCAAATGTGGTTTTACCGACAATACCGTCCCCGAACAGTTGACCTCTCTTCCCCGGTGATCTTCCACCCACCGTTCAAACTCCCGCAGTTCCTCCCTGAAAGCATCGAACTCCTCGGGAGAAAGAAGCACCTCTGGTCGGTAGTTGATCTTTTCGTCTACAAAGAACTTGCACCCAAAGCACATCTTCCCCACATGGTGCATGCCTCTCGGGCATGAGAGCCCCTTGTTGAGGCGGAGGCATTTCCATGCGAAACCAAGGCATCCCCCCGGGTAGCACTGCTTCTCCCTCAGCACATGATAGACCGACACGCGGGAGCCGAAGGCCCTGTGACCCTCCTGCCGGCACAGAAAGACATCGTACCGCTTGTATTGATTTCGCTGGGATCTTACTTCTATTCCATCAGAAAAACGGAAACGCGCCATCAGGTCCCCTGCTTCTTCAGGGCCCCGGCCCGAAGGACCGCTCTTTCCGGCCCCATATCAAGTCTCGATCTCTCGCGCAACGGCGTCCTCACCCGGAGCCGCCCCTGAGAATCCTCTTGTCCCCCACACGAATGGTTGCCTTGATGCTGTCAAAATACTCCAGGAGCGGGATGGCGAACTTCCTGGAGACCCTTGTCAGGTCTTTGAACTGGGGGGTGGTGATCTCGCCGTTGGCGCGGATGAAATCCAAAAGATCCCTTTTCAGCCGAAGAACCGCTTCCCTGTGGAAATAGAGGTCTCCCTTCACCCGAATCAATGCTCCGCGATTCACCAGCAGTTCCAGGTGGTCTTTCAGGCCTTGCGCGGTCACGGAGAACCTCTCGACCAACTCTCTCACCGAGGGTGGCTGCAAACCTCCATCTCGGATCGCTCCTTCCACCTGCTCGAGGAACTCCTCCTTGACCGATATACGGTGGCCCGACAACCGGATCTTCTCTCCATCCAGGACCACCCGCCCTGTCCCGATCATTTCCCTGAGAAGCATCTGAAACAGCCGAGACCCCATCGACTTGGGGAGCTTCGTCTTCAGTTCCTCTTTGGAAAGCCCCAGAGCCATGGGGGACTTCCGGTGGAAATCTTCCAGGCATTTGAGGGCTTCCTCTTCCAAAGCTTGATAGATACCGCTGTGTACATACCGGGTCCCGTCACCCCCCACGGCGACGATCTCCTTGCGCTGGACCAACCTCTCCAGTGTCTGGCGGATTGCCTCATCAGAAGCATTGCCGATCCTGCCCCACAGCTCCGAAAAGGATAGCCCGCCATACCCGCTCTGGCGGATGTGGTAGGTGATCACGTCTCCGAGTTCTCCGTCCCGCAGGCGAACCAGGTCTTCAACAACAGCAGGATCGAGCCGCCTGTGCCTGAGAGGATGGTTGTTGAGAATGACTCCTCCCGCCAGAGTCTGCACGGCAGACGACCCTCGGATAACGAATCGGTCCTGGGGTAGAGCGACAACAGGAGCATCAAGACGGAGCTGTACCATGCACTTCTCGCCCGGGTTCAGGGCTTCCCGGTCGAGCAGGATGATCCGGGCCGGGACGAGACTCGTTCCGATATGGAATCGCAATTGGACCCTGTTCCTCAGAGGCCGCGGCGAAGACTCCAGGTGTTCCAATTCACCATCGAGAACCTGGGTCGGCTGGAGCGTCCCTGGATGGCAGACCACCTCGCCCCGCCTGATCATTGTCTTGTCCAGACCCTGGAGATTCAGGGCAGCCCTCTGGCCCGCTCTTGCCTCGCTGACCGCCCGATTGTGGAGCTGAATCCCCCTCACCTTGGCCTCATGACCCGACGGCAGGACCTGCACCATGCTGCCCACGTGGACACGTCCCGAGACCATGGTTCCTGTAACCACGGTTCCGAACCCTTTCATGACAAAGACCCGGTCGATGGGGAGTCGGAAGAGCCCGTTTGCCGGACGCTCTTCGGTCTCATCGGCCAGCTTCTCCAAGGCCTTGCGGAGATCATCTATCCCATCGCCCGTGAGGGAGGAAACCCTGATAATGGGCTCACCCTCGAGGAACGTTCCCCTCACAAACTCCCGGACATCTTCCTCGACGAGTTGGATCAATTCCTCATCTGCGAGATCGACCTTGGTTATGACCACCAGTCCCTTCTTTACGTTAAGCAATCGGCAGATATCGAGATGTTCACGAGTCTGGGGCATGACTCCCTCGTCCGCAGCCACCACCAAAGCCACGACATCGATTCCCCATGCACCGGCCACCATATGTTTGACGAACTTCTCATGACCCGGAACATCGACGATCCCCATAAGGAGCCCGCTGGGCAGGGTGAGAGAGGCAAAGCCCAGTTCGATGGTGATCCCCCGTTCCTTCTCCTCTTTCAGGCGGTCCGTGTCGATCCCGGTCAAGGCCCTTATGAGGGCGGTCTTTCCATGGTCGATATGGCCCGCCGTACCAAGTACGATCTGTTTCATATTCTCTTTCCTGGGGTAAAACCGCTAAAAACTAACAGAAAAATGCCGGTAATTCAAGAACTCCCGGAAGGCGGAGCTTCCTGACTCTTCGATCTCCAGGGGTGATGTAGGGTCGGGCCTGTCCACCAGGGGGAGACTAAAGACATGCCCGTTCCGAACCTTCGAGGACGAACCAGGTGAGGTTTACTCGGGAGGAACCACACGCCACCGTTGACATAGAAAAGGGGCAGTCCTGCCCGCGCGCACAGGCCCGATCCCATCAGAGACACCGGCTGGTGAGAGGACGGCCCCGTCTAGAGGTTCTTGTCAGGAAAGGGTCTTGAAAAGGTGTACCTGAAAGGGGCCACTACAAAGCGCTGGGCCGATTTGTCCACACTCCGTGTGGGAACGGTGAAAGGCAGGGTCACAATGAAAAGGCCTGTCCCGGCCAGGGTAGCTATGACACCCAGCGGTCGCATCACCAGAAGGTCTACGATGTCCTCGACCCTCGCACCTTCGGGCTGCCCACCCCACGAAACGCCCGCGGGACCGATCACCACAAAGACGACCAGTCCCACAACCAGGACTCCCTTCAGTGCTCTGGAAACTCTCCCGTTCCCCAAAAGGCGATTTTCCATGACCCTACCTCCGAGTCTCATTACCTGTAAGGTTGCAACCTCTCCGCCCCAAGACCCTTCTATTCCTGCCGGCGTGAAGAACGGGAGACAGAGGCGCTCAGATGGAGAAGAGAGGTACCAGGAAGACTCAGAAAGACTGAGGAGAGGGAAACAGTCCCTCAGGTGCTGTCATTTCACGGCCTTCCTCAACTTGTTGCCCGGTTTGAACTTGGCCACCCTCGTCGCCGCTATCTTGATCTCTTTGCCTGTCCTCGGGTTCCGGCCTTTCCGTGCTTTTCTCTTCAAGGTCGAGAAAGTTCCAAAACCGGTCAGAGTAATCCTATCCCCTTTCTTCAAGGCCTTTGTCACCGCTCCTGTCAGAGAATTCAGCGCTTTCTCCGCTGCTGCCTTGGTAATCTTTGCATCCTTCGCTATCGATGAAATCAGTTCAGCCTTGGTCATACAGTTTTCCTCCCTTACCTTTTTTCCCAGCCGGCAAACAGAGGCAGGTGAGCCTTCAGGAAACCACTACCCTTAAGGCATCCCTGGGCCCTCCGTTTGGAAACCATTGGTATACCTACTCTCCACGCCTCCCTCCCGTCAGTTATACTATAAAGCAGGTATTTCCCGAAATGTCAACCACAAATTTTCCAAGACAAGAACCAGAGTCAACCGCACTTTGAGGGAGCATGCCAGAATTGATTCAACGGGTCAGTCCCGAATTTCCGTACGGCCTCGCAGGTCTCGACCGGAGCTTCCCAACCCTTCGGCCAGGGGTTTTGCAAGTATCCGACCTCACAGTTTTTTTCTTTTTTGCCAGGGGAAGACCTTTCCCCCCTGATCCTCAAGCCCGCGCAGTGGCCCTTGACACCACCTTGCTCCCACCTATACATTTCCCTAAAAGCCGATTGTGAGGAACCATCATGAACAGGCCCATCGATTTGAGGAGTGACACCGTTACCAGACCGACCCCTGAGATGCGAAGGGCCATGGCCGAGGCGGAGGTGGGTGACGACGTATTTGGTGAAGACCCCACTGTCAATGCACTCCAGGCCATGGCCGCCGAGTTACTCGGTAAGGAAGCGGCCATCTTTGTCTGTTCCGGTACCATGGCCAACCAACTGGCTATCATGGCCCAGACCCATCATGGTGACGAAATCATTGCCGACAGGAACTGCCACACCTTCAACTTTGAATCGGGGGGCGTTGCTGCCCTTTCAGGGGTTCTGGTTCACCCTATCGATGGGAGGCGAGGGATTCTGGAAAGCCGGCAGGTGAGGGAAGCAATCCGGCCCGCGGACCACCACTTTGCACGTACCGGGCTGATCTGCCTCGAGAACACCCACAACCGGGGAGGCGGGTCTGTCTATCCCCTTGAAGAGATCATCAGAATTCACGAGGTTGCGCGCGAGGCCGGGATTCCCATGCACCTAGACGGGGCCCGGCTGTTCAATGCTTCAGTCGCCTCCGGAATCGAGGCAAGAGAATACGCCCGTTACTTCGACTCTGTCTCCTTCTGCCTCTCAAAGGGGCTGGGGTGCCCTGTGGGATCCGTGGTTGCCGGCTCATCCGAACTCATAGACAGAGTCCATCGGTACAGAAAGATGGTCGGAGGCGGCATGCGTCAGGCGGGCATTCTCGCCGCAGCGGGCATCTATGCCCTCGAACACAACATAGCCAGGCTCAAAGACGACCACGACAACGCCAGAAGACTCGCAACGGCCCTCCATGGAGTCAAAGGGGTGGCTGTGAACCCGGCGGAGGTCGATACCAACATCGTCATCTTCGACGTATCCGGAACCGGGACGGATGCAGGAGAACTCACCCATCGTCTCGAGGGGAATGGGGTTCTCATGCTGCCCGTAAGCCACACCCGGATTCGAGCGGTCACACACCTCGATGTGGCTTCCCGCGACATAGAGCAGGCAATCGAGATAGTCAACGAGGTATTTTCAAGCCTGGGCTGAACCGGATGCAGCCGATTCGCACCTGGAAAACCGGGTGATGAGGAAGATCGATGACTGAAGAAAGGCTTCCTGCCTGGCTCGAGTGGGCCCGCGAGATCCAGGCTCTGAGCCAAACCGGGCTCACCTATAGCAGCAACACATATGAGACCCAGCGCTACCGGCGCCTGATGGAGATCGCGGCTGAGATCGTTCACACCCATTCAGGACTCCCCAAGGACGCGCTGGTGGAAAACTTTCTCTCTCAGCCGGGCTATGCGACGGTCAAGGTCGATGTCCGGGGAGCCGTCATACAAGACGGGAGGATTCTCCTCGTCCAGGAAAGGTCGGACGAACTCTGGTGCATGCCTGGGGGATGGGCCGATGTCGGGCGACTTCCCTCCGAAATGGTCGCAAGGGAGGTGTGGGAGGAGAGTGGCTTCGAGGTTTCACCCAAAAGGATAATCGGCGTCTACGATGCCAACCGAAGCGGGAGACCGCTGGAATTCTATCATGCCTACAAGATCGTTTTTCTGTGCGATATTACCGGAGGTGAAGCCAGGCCCAGCGAGGAGACTGCGGCCGTCGATTTCTTCAGGTTCGACGACCTGCCTCCCCTGTCGACCAACCGCACAAACAGAAGGCACCTCGACGATGTCCTGGCCCACTTTCTCGATCCCTGCCGTCCCGTGGCTTTTGACTGAGGAGTCGTCAAGTCCCAACAAGGGGTACGGGATACTCGCTCTTTGGAACCGTGCCTATTCTCCCTCACCTGTCATTTCCCGTTCTTTCATCGGGCCTTGTGTGGCCTGTCTCTGCCATTCTGAATGATCCGACCAGACCGGAGAGCTCCCGGCGCAGAGCGGCTTCCGCCTTCCTGGAAAGCCCAAGAAACTGGACCCCTGATACTGTTTCGTGATCCGAGAGAAGACGACTATAAACCACCTTTCCCCTCAGCCGGATAGATTGCCCGGCCAGGACCAGCCTGAAACCCAGGTTTCTACACTCGGGGATGTGGTACGGGGTTCTGATCTTCATGCCGCCAAGCCCCAAATTCAA
It contains:
- a CDS encoding HIT domain-containing protein, with product MDRLWAPWRIEYILSEKKGECIFCVKPSRSGDRKRLILYRSQWSTIMMNRFPYTSGHLMVAPMKHTSNLDDLTPEELTDLFLVLRKAVSLLRRAIAPEGFNIGMNIGQIAGAGIADHLHFHVVPRWSGDTNFMPVLSGTTVVPESLDKTFGKLLSVLKEMDREK
- a CDS encoding HNH endonuclease, coding for MGESAGRDVERALLLNSTFMPLRIVSWKKAIILMALRKAEAIEVYDREIHTVSLSIPLPSVIRLFKFVRIGDQEVRFTRHNIYLRDQGRCQYCGRRFNLRDLTYDHVIPRARGGTATWENIVTCCRSCNLRKGGRTPKEAEMTLIRRPVKPKWLPILDVAMEIHRAPKSWRNYLPEGRLFPLFFDRSAE
- the selB gene encoding selenocysteine-specific translation elongation factor — translated: MKQIVLGTAGHIDHGKTALIRALTGIDTDRLKEEKERGITIELGFASLTLPSGLLMGIVDVPGHEKFVKHMVAGAWGIDVVALVVAADEGVMPQTREHLDICRLLNVKKGLVVITKVDLADEELIQLVEEDVREFVRGTFLEGEPIIRVSSLTGDGIDDLRKALEKLADETEERPANGLFRLPIDRVFVMKGFGTVVTGTMVSGRVHVGSMVQVLPSGHEAKVRGIQLHNRAVSEARAGQRAALNLQGLDKTMIRRGEVVCHPGTLQPTQVLDGELEHLESSPRPLRNRVQLRFHIGTSLVPARIILLDREALNPGEKCMVQLRLDAPVVALPQDRFVIRGSSAVQTLAGGVILNNHPLRHRRLDPAVVEDLVRLRDGELGDVITYHIRQSGYGGLSFSELWGRIGNASDEAIRQTLERLVQRKEIVAVGGDGTRYVHSGIYQALEEEALKCLEDFHRKSPMALGLSKEELKTKLPKSMGSRLFQMLLREMIGTGRVVLDGEKIRLSGHRISVKEEFLEQVEGAIRDGGLQPPSVRELVERFSVTAQGLKDHLELLVNRGALIRVKGDLYFHREAVLRLKRDLLDFIRANGEITTPQFKDLTRVSRKFAIPLLEYFDSIKATIRVGDKRILRGGSG
- a CDS encoding HU family DNA-binding protein, translated to MTKAELISSIAKDAKITKAAAEKALNSLTGAVTKALKKGDRITLTGFGTFSTLKRKARKGRNPRTGKEIKIAATRVAKFKPGNKLRKAVK
- the ltaE gene encoding low-specificity L-threonine aldolase, whose product is MNRPIDLRSDTVTRPTPEMRRAMAEAEVGDDVFGEDPTVNALQAMAAELLGKEAAIFVCSGTMANQLAIMAQTHHGDEIIADRNCHTFNFESGGVAALSGVLVHPIDGRRGILESRQVREAIRPADHHFARTGLICLENTHNRGGGSVYPLEEIIRIHEVAREAGIPMHLDGARLFNASVASGIEAREYARYFDSVSFCLSKGLGCPVGSVVAGSSELIDRVHRYRKMVGGGMRQAGILAAAGIYALEHNIARLKDDHDNARRLATALHGVKGVAVNPAEVDTNIVIFDVSGTGTDAGELTHRLEGNGVLMLPVSHTRIRAVTHLDVASRDIEQAIEIVNEVFSSLG
- a CDS encoding NUDIX hydrolase — encoded protein: MTEERLPAWLEWAREIQALSQTGLTYSSNTYETQRYRRLMEIAAEIVHTHSGLPKDALVENFLSQPGYATVKVDVRGAVIQDGRILLVQERSDELWCMPGGWADVGRLPSEMVAREVWEESGFEVSPKRIIGVYDANRSGRPLEFYHAYKIVFLCDITGGEARPSEETAAVDFFRFDDLPPLSTNRTNRRHLDDVLAHFLDPCRPVAFD
- a CDS encoding PilZ domain-containing protein codes for the protein MTALSGLRRSHPRPELQRIVSYFHRGKRFLTVTLNLGLGGMKIRTPYHIPECRNLGFRLVLAGQSIRLRGKVVYSRLLSDHETVSGVQFLGLSRKAEAALRRELSGLVGSFRMAETGHTRPDERTGNDR